From Qingrenia yutianensis, a single genomic window includes:
- a CDS encoding FAD-dependent oxidoreductase, producing MYVDYKDVKNINARAEFDVIVVGGGIAGISAAVKSARNGLKTLIAEKQINLGGLATTGLISWYEPLCDGNGNRVVCGIAEELIKLSVKYSFDSLEKKWGGTDLSFPRRPRYCTRYSPTVFALALDEYVLSSNVKILFDTYVTYPVMDGKICRGVILENADGRAFYSAKTVVDASGDAVIMHRAGVPCVEGENYMSYIVHGFDVESAKEFVNSKNMWKFREWQNSGSDINGNGHPNGMKLFHGTSADEITEFVIEGKRRMLEKIKHKDRYFFDIMSIPSMPQFRTIRHIKGKSDFCAEKDKTFSDSIGKCVDFRPDKIGYIYEIPLSSMYNEKFENLICAGRIISAPMYDGWEVARVIPTCALTGEAAGNAAANYIKHQSFSG from the coding sequence ATGTATGTCGATTATAAAGACGTAAAAAATATAAATGCGCGCGCTGAGTTTGACGTAATTGTTGTCGGCGGAGGAATTGCAGGCATATCGGCGGCGGTTAAGTCGGCTCGGAACGGGCTTAAAACGCTTATTGCGGAAAAACAGATTAATTTGGGAGGACTTGCAACGACAGGGCTTATCTCGTGGTATGAACCGCTCTGCGACGGCAACGGAAACCGCGTCGTGTGCGGAATTGCGGAGGAGCTTATAAAACTTTCGGTCAAATATTCGTTTGACAGTCTTGAAAAAAAGTGGGGAGGCACCGATTTGAGTTTTCCGCGCCGACCGCGGTACTGTACACGCTATTCACCGACCGTTTTTGCGCTTGCGCTGGACGAATATGTATTAAGTAGCAATGTAAAAATTCTGTTTGATACATACGTTACATATCCCGTTATGGACGGAAAAATATGCCGCGGAGTAATCTTAGAAAATGCGGACGGGCGTGCATTTTACTCTGCCAAAACCGTCGTCGACGCAAGCGGTGACGCGGTCATTATGCACCGTGCAGGTGTGCCGTGTGTTGAGGGCGAAAACTATATGTCGTATATCGTTCACGGGTTTGATGTTGAGTCCGCAAAAGAATTTGTAAACAGTAAAAATATGTGGAAATTCCGCGAATGGCAAAATTCCGGCAGTGATATAAACGGCAACGGTCATCCGAACGGAATGAAGCTTTTTCACGGCACAAGCGCCGATGAGATAACCGAGTTTGTAATTGAGGGAAAAAGGAGGATGCTTGAGAAAATAAAGCATAAAGACCGTTATTTTTTTGATATAATGAGCATTCCGTCAATGCCTCAGTTCCGCACGATAAGGCATATAAAGGGCAAAAGTGATTTTTGCGCCGAGAAAGATAAAACTTTTTCCGACAGCATCGGAAAATGCGTTGATTTCCGTCCCGATAAAATCGGGTACATTTATGAAATTCCGCTTTCGAGTATGTATAATGAAAAGTTTGAAAACCTTATCTGTGCAGGACGAATCATTTCCGCTCCGATGTATGACGGCTGGGAGGTTGCGAGGGTAATTCCAACCTGCGCTTTGACGGGCGAGGCGGCGGGAAATGCTGCGGCAAATTACATAAAACATCAAAGCTTTTCCGGTTAA
- a CDS encoding arsenate reductase family protein: MEFICYPKCTTCQKAKKWLDDNDIEYKLRDIKEDNPTFEELSKWYKMSGLPLKKFFNTSGLLYKSMGLKDKLSAMSEEEQLRLLATDGMLVKRPLLIGKDFVLVGFKEKEWSEKL; the protein is encoded by the coding sequence ATTGAATTTATATGTTACCCAAAATGCACAACTTGTCAGAAAGCAAAGAAATGGCTTGATGACAACGACATTGAATACAAACTACGTGACATAAAAGAGGACAACCCTACCTTCGAGGAATTGAGCAAATGGTACAAAATGAGTGGTCTGCCGTTAAAGAAATTCTTTAACACATCCGGACTTTTATATAAATCAATGGGACTAAAGGACAAGCTATCTGCTATGTCAGAAGAAGAACAGTTAAGGTTACTTGCAACAGACGGAATGTTAGTCAAGCGTCCGCTCTTAATCGGCAAAGATTTTGTTTTGGTTGGATTTAAGGAAAAGGAATGGAGTGAAAAATTATGA
- a CDS encoding DUF6602 domain-containing protein, protein MGIKSLMNTKQDILRSNLQILIDHPVTKGDQCESAWIEFFRGFLPNKYAIDKGFIFDSKGNISEQIDIIIYDALYTPLVFCTNSGEKICYS, encoded by the coding sequence ATGGGCATTAAATCATTAATGAATACCAAACAGGATATATTGCGTAGTAATTTGCAAATATTAATTGATCATCCGGTAACAAAAGGAGATCAATGTGAAAGTGCTTGGATCGAATTTTTTAGAGGATTTTTACCCAATAAATATGCCATAGACAAAGGCTTTATATTTGATTCTAAAGGAAATATAAGTGAACAAATTGATATAATAATTTACGACGCACTATATACACCGCTAGTGTTTTGTACAAATTCTGGCGAAAAAATTTGTTACAGCTGA
- a CDS encoding type I phosphomannose isomerase catalytic subunit: MGIIKLTNERAWRTYIGGALIDELHGKKGMDGHFPEEWIMSVTECRNAGRENIKNEGMTRICKTDEFFADFIKQNPQTLGSAHFEKYGANTGVLIKLIDSAERLSIQVHPNREKARKYFNSDYGKTESWHILGGRKEDNPCIYLGFKEGVTKKMWQEVFDRQDIEKMLDCLNKINVKSGETYLIKGGVPHAIGAGCFLLEVQEPTDYTIRTERITVSGFKIADEMCHQGIGFEKMMDCFDYDGFGLEKTIEKYRLVPKKNGNVTSLISYDDTPYFALVMLETDGEFVMQKSDIFCGLYVLDGEGKAESDGECANICVGEQYFLPSGTEVKFMAEKKLKIARFFGPKA; the protein is encoded by the coding sequence ATGGGAATAATAAAGCTTACAAATGAAAGAGCGTGGCGAACCTACATCGGCGGTGCGCTGATAGACGAGCTTCACGGCAAAAAAGGCATGGACGGGCATTTTCCCGAAGAATGGATAATGTCGGTTACAGAATGCAGAAACGCCGGCAGAGAGAATATAAAAAACGAGGGTATGACGCGCATATGCAAAACCGATGAGTTTTTTGCGGATTTTATAAAGCAAAATCCGCAAACGCTCGGCAGTGCGCACTTTGAAAAATACGGCGCAAATACAGGTGTGCTGATAAAGCTTATCGACTCTGCCGAAAGACTTTCAATTCAGGTACACCCAAACAGGGAAAAGGCGAGAAAATATTTCAATTCCGATTACGGAAAAACCGAAAGCTGGCACATTCTCGGCGGGAGAAAAGAGGATAATCCCTGCATCTACCTCGGATTTAAAGAGGGCGTGACGAAAAAAATGTGGCAGGAGGTTTTCGACCGCCAGGATATAGAAAAAATGCTTGACTGCCTTAACAAAATAAATGTAAAAAGCGGTGAAACATATCTTATCAAAGGCGGAGTGCCTCACGCAATCGGCGCAGGGTGCTTTTTGCTTGAAGTTCAGGAGCCGACGGATTACACCATAAGAACCGAGCGCATAACGGTATCTGGATTTAAAATTGCCGACGAAATGTGCCATCAGGGCATAGGCTTTGAAAAAATGATGGACTGTTTTGATTATGACGGTTTTGGATTGGAAAAAACAATAGAAAAATACAGGCTTGTTCCGAAAAAGAACGGCAATGTCACAAGTCTTATAAGCTATGACGACACACCGTATTTTGCGCTCGTTATGCTTGAAACTGACGGCGAATTTGTTATGCAAAAGTCGGACATTTTCTGCGGTTTGTATGTGCTTGACGGAGAGGGAAAAGCAGAGTCGGACGGCGAATGCGCAAACATCTGCGTCGGCGAGCAGTATTTTCTGCCGTCGGGAACAGAGGTTAAATTTATGGCTGAAAAAAAGCTTAAAATTGCAAGGTTTTTCGGTCCGAAAGCATAA
- a CDS encoding flavin reductase family protein: MRKNFGAQAYLYPMPVLIIGSYDENGKPDAMNAAWGGISEEKEISICISAGHKTTKNIIARGAFTVSIADAKNVVACDYVGIVSGNKEPDKIKKTGWHAAKSEFVDAPLFDELPMALECKLISYDEETCRLVGEIVNVCADERILGEDGKIDLNKFSPITYDPVHYTYRKIGDVVGKAFSDGMKLKCI; the protein is encoded by the coding sequence ATGAGAAAGAATTTTGGTGCGCAAGCGTACCTTTACCCTATGCCTGTGCTTATCATTGGTTCGTATGACGAAAACGGAAAACCTGATGCAATGAATGCGGCATGGGGCGGTATCAGCGAAGAAAAAGAAATTTCAATTTGCATAAGCGCAGGACATAAAACAACGAAAAATATCATTGCAAGAGGTGCATTTACGGTGAGCATCGCAGATGCGAAAAATGTTGTTGCCTGCGATTATGTCGGCATTGTTTCAGGCAATAAAGAGCCGGACAAAATAAAAAAAACAGGCTGGCACGCCGCAAAGAGTGAATTTGTAGACGCTCCACTTTTTGATGAGCTGCCTATGGCGCTTGAATGTAAGCTTATCAGCTATGACGAAGAAACTTGCAGACTTGTCGGCGAAATTGTAAATGTTTGTGCTGACGAGAGAATTCTTGGTGAAGATGGCAAAATTGATTTGAACAAATTCTCCCCTATCACCTATGACCCGGTACATTATACTTATCGTAAAATTGGCGATGTGGTGGGTAAGGCATTTAGCGATGGGATGAAATTAAAATGTATATAA
- a CDS encoding AraC family transcriptional regulator, whose translation MKSETVNKKICLTPGMPAITFAYAKNIDKPSNHHLHINKFFEIYIYIGGDADYIAGDKYFSLNHGDIIVINQYEPHNVVLKSEGLYERFYILVPTESFDNFSYNPFKNINGKLISLPEKRRKKAIDILYEIKNSFVKEPGGRTSFKACGLILEFLAEISGEYPDCASFERNTPSRLPKYIADILVYINKNISAIKSADEIAKKFGLSMPYLSITFKNAIGTPLKSYIQAKKISYAKELLDKDFSVTEACYESGFNDCSYFIKVFKHHIGTTPFKYKNLDEKIRNILR comes from the coding sequence ATGAAAAGCGAAACCGTTAACAAAAAAATATGCCTCACCCCCGGTATGCCCGCTATCACTTTTGCATACGCAAAAAATATTGACAAACCGTCAAACCACCATCTGCACATAAACAAATTTTTTGAAATTTACATTTACATCGGCGGTGACGCGGACTACATAGCAGGCGACAAATATTTTTCCTTAAATCACGGCGATATAATTGTGATAAATCAGTACGAACCTCACAATGTCGTGCTGAAAAGCGAGGGGCTTTACGAAAGATTTTACATTCTCGTTCCCACCGAAAGCTTTGATAATTTTTCGTATAACCCTTTTAAAAACATAAACGGAAAGCTTATTTCACTCCCCGAAAAAAGGCGGAAAAAGGCGATTGACATACTGTATGAAATCAAAAATTCGTTTGTAAAAGAACCTGGCGGAAGGACTTCTTTCAAGGCATGCGGGCTTATTTTGGAATTTCTTGCGGAAATAAGCGGAGAATATCCCGACTGTGCAAGCTTTGAAAGAAACACACCGTCCCGTCTACCCAAATATATTGCGGATATTTTGGTTTACATAAACAAAAACATCTCGGCGATAAAATCGGCGGACGAGATAGCGAAAAAATTCGGGCTTTCAATGCCGTATCTTTCCATAACTTTTAAAAACGCAATAGGAACTCCGCTTAAATCATATATTCAGGCAAAAAAAATTTCCTACGCAAAAGAACTTTTGGACAAAGATTTCAGCGTCACCGAGGCGTGCTACGAAAGCGGTTTTAACGATTGCTCTTATTTTATAAAAGTATTTAAACATCACATAGGAACAACGCCGTTTAAATATAAAAATTTAGATGAAAAAATTAGGAATATCTTGCGTTGA
- a CDS encoding helix-turn-helix transcriptional regulator produces MPALKIKFKNTVLNAVRSIVTIKQTGNKKVVEKAKKYINENFRENVTLKDVADFVSMNSSYFSELFKSETGTNFIDFLTEIRINTAKDLLENSEIKVKEIGYLIGYENNTYFNRVFKKRVGVTPSEYGRIK; encoded by the coding sequence TTGCCGGCGCTGAAAATCAAATTCAAAAACACCGTTCTTAACGCGGTACGCAGTATTGTGACAATAAAACAGACCGGCAACAAAAAGGTTGTTGAAAAGGCGAAAAAATACATAAACGAAAACTTCCGCGAGAATGTAACTCTTAAAGATGTTGCCGATTTTGTTTCTATGAATTCGTCATATTTCAGCGAGCTTTTCAAAAGCGAAACAGGCACAAATTTTATTGATTTTTTGACCGAAATAAGAATAAATACCGCAAAAGACCTTTTGGAAAACAGCGAGATAAAAGTAAAAGAAATAGGATACCTTATCGGCTACGAAAACAACACATATTTTAACCGCGTATTTAAAAAGCGCGTCGGCGTAACGCCGTCCGAATACGGGAGAATAAAATGA